GCTTCGCGGTGGTGAGCATCGCCTCGGATCTGCGCTACCATTTGTGGCCGATGATGGCGGCGGCGCTCGCGGCGATCCTGGTGGCGAGCGAGGGCAGGGTGCCGCGCCGGCTGGCACTTGGCTGCGCGCTCGCGCTCGCGCTGGTGATCGCCGCCGGGCTTGCCGCGCGTGCGACGCTGCCGTCGCCGCCGCCGGGCTATATGGCGATGCTCGAATGGGATGGACAGGCGGCGGCACCCGCGCGACAACCTTTGCCATAGGGTTGAAAAAGGGGGATTTGATGGTTCGCAAGATTCTTGCCGCGGCGCTGCTTGCGTCGGTGGCGACGCCGGCGCTCGCCGAGAGCGTGGTCGTCACGGCGGCGCATCTGCTCGATGTCAATTCGGGCAAGACGCTCGACGATCCGGTCGTGGTCATCACCGACGGGCGCATCGCTTCGGTCGTCACCGGCGCCAACGCCCGTCCGGTCATCCCCGCCGGCGCGACGCGGATCGACCTGCCCGGCAAGACGATCCTGCCCGGGCTGATCGACATGCACGTCCACCTCACGTCGCTGGCGGAGATCGGCGGCTATACCGGCCTCAAATATACCGACAGCTTCTGGCAGGCGGTCGGCGTGGCGAACGCGAAGAAGACGCTCGATGCGGGCTTCACCTCGGTGCGCAACGTCGGATCGGGCGATTTCGACGATGTCGGTTTGCGGCAGGCGATCGACGGCGGCTGGATCGAAGGCCCGCGCATGACCACCGCGACCTATGCGATCGGCGCGACGGGCGGGCATTGCGACGACAATTCGCTGCCGCCCAGCCTCGACAAGCAGCAGCCCTCGGTCATCAACTCGCCGGGGGAAGCCCGCGCCAAGGTGCGCTGGCTGCACAAATATGGCGCGACCGTCATCAAGATCTGCGCGACCGGCGGGGTGTTCTCGCTTGGCGACAGCGTGGGCGGGCAGCAGCTCTCGTTCGAGGAGATGAAGGCGATCGCCGACGAGGCGCACATGCTCCACCTCAAGGTCGCCGCGCACGCGCATGGCGACGAGGGCATCAAGGCCGCGATCCTCGCCGGGATCGACACGATCGAACATTGCAGCTTGGCCTCTGACGAGGCGATCAAGCTCGCGGTCGAGCATCACACCTGGTTCGACATGGATATCTACAACGACGATTATATCCTCGCGACCGGCACCAAGAACGGCACCGAACAGCAGAGCATCGACAAGGAACGGATGATCGGCCTCAAGCAGCGCCAGACTTTCGCGCGGGCTGTGAAAGCGGGCGTGCCGATGCTGTTCGGCACCGATGCCGGCGTCTATCCGCATGGCGACAATGCCAAGCAGTTCGCGATGATGGTGAAGTGGGGGATGACCCCGATCCAGGCGATCCGCGCCGCGACGCTGAGCGCCGCCGACGCGCTCGGCACGCCCGACGATGTCGGGCAGATCGCGGTCGGCCGCTACGGCGACATCGTCGCGGTGGATGGCGATCCGCTCGCCGATGTGCGCGTGCTCGAACATCCCGCCGCCGTCATCAAGGGCGGTGAACGGGTGCGGTGATCCGGCCCGACCGGAGCGTTCCGATACACGGGACGCTCCGGCGAGGCGAAGAAGCCGCTTAGCTGGCTTCGGCTGCGAAAGCCGCGAATACGGCGGGATGCTCGTCGGCCGCCGGGAAGCGCTCGAAACTCCAGCGCGCGCCGGTCTTCGCCCACGGAAGCGCTTCGCTGGTGAAGGTCTCCGCGAACGGCGCGTACCAGGTCGCATCATCGAGCATCGTCGCGCGCACGTTGACGAAGCCGGGATCGGGATCGAAGCGGGTGAACACCCAACTCTTGCAAGCATCGCAATGCTCGTGGTGCAACATGCCCTCGCGAAGGCCGCCGCGCACCGTGTCGCCCGTCACGACAACGCCGTCGGACGGCACCATGATCGATGTCGAAAAGGCGCTGCCGGTCATTTTCTGGCAGCCGGTGCAATGACAGGCCACGGTCAGCATCGCCGGTTTGGTGATGCGCAAGCGCACCGCGCCGCAGCGGCATCCGGCGGTCCACGGAAGAACAGGTACGGTCATCACGCGCTCCCTTTGCGATATCGCCAGTGCCGGCGATCGAGGATCGCGTATCAGATTGCCGGCGCGGGTCCATCGCGGGGCGGCGGTCGGCCGGTTGGCGGAAGGATCGTCCGCGTTGCCGGATCGCGTGGCTGAGGTGAGCATCGCGTAAAATTCTGTTGCTGCGCGGAGGTGAGCGTTGCCTGCGCCGAAGTGGCGGCCTATTTTCGGCAGCCTATGCGACGCGGGGCGAGCCCGTGCGTTCCGGCCACAGAGCCGATCCCCGGCCGGGCGACCGGCTGTCCGCGAGAGAAGGAGCCGTTCGATGGTCGATATCAACGAATTCGCCAACAAGGCCAAGGAAGCGTTCGACGAGAAGATCGCCGATCCCGCCCGCAAGGCGCACCTCAAGTTCGTCGAGGGCGGGTCGAGCCTCGGCATGCGCATGCTCGATCAGGCCGAGTCCAACACCCGCGAGGCATTCGCGGCGATGCGTCAGGTCGCGGAGGCGCAGGATCTGTCGCAGGTGATGAAGATCCAGGGCGACTTCATCCGCGAGCAGAGCAGCCGCTCGGTCAACCAGGCACGCGAGATCGGCGAACTGATCATGAAGTTCGGCCGTGACGTGGTGACGCCGCCCAAGGGGGAGTGACTTCTTAGCCCTCTCCCCTGTGGGGAGAGGGCTTTGGCGTTATTGCACTGCCGGCACCGCCCGTTTGTCGTCGGGCGCGACGTCGAGCGTCGAGTCACCGCCCAGCGTGCGGTACAGCGTCACCAGATTGGTCGCCGCCGTCAGCTGCGTGTTCACCAGCGAGCGCTGTGACGCATAGAAGGACTGCTGCGCGGTGAGGCTGGCCAGATAGGTGTCGATGCCGCCGCGATAGCGCGCTTCGGAGAGCCGGAAATTGTCGCGCGATGCGGCGGTCAGCGCCTGTTGGGCGCGTTCCTGATCGGCGATCGTGCCGCGCCGTGCGAGCGCGTCGGAGACTTCGCGGAACGCGGTCTGGATCGATTTCTCATAGGTGGCGAGCGCGGAATCGCGTTGCGCTTGCGATTGCGCGACTCCGGCGCGGGCGGCGCCGGCGCGGAAGATCGGGTAGCTCACGCTCGGCGCGACCGAATAGTTGAACGCGCCGCCGGTGAACAGGCTCGACAGCGCGCTCGACGCCAAGCCGGCGAGCGAGGTCAGCGACACGGTGGGGAACAGCGCCGCACGCGCCGCGCCGATCTCGGCATTGGCCGCGCGCAGTTCATATTCGGCCTGGACCACGTCGGGTCGGCGCAACAGCACGCGCGAATCGAGACCGGCAGGGAGTTCGGCGATCGTCGTGCCGGCCTGTTCGATCCCGTCGGGCAGCAGCGCCGGGTCGATCGGCGCGCCGACCAGCAGTTGCAGCGCGTTGACGTCCTGCGCGAGCAACGTGCGCTGTTCGGCGAGGTCGGACAAAGCGGTTTGCAAGGTGATCTGCGCCTGCGCGAGATCGGTGCGCGGCGCGATGCCGCCGGTCAGCCGCTGGCGGGTGAGCGTGACGCTCTTCTGCGCGATCTCGGCGGTCTGCTCGGCGATCCTGAGCAGGCTTTTGTCGGAGGCGTAGGTAAGCCAGCCGGTGGCGAGATCGCCGATCAGCGTGAGGCGGGTGGCGCGCGCGGTCGCCTCGGTGCCGAAATAGCGGTTTTGCGCGGCTTCGCTCAGCGAACGGATGCGGCCGAACAGGTCGATCTCGAACGCGGTGATGCCGGCGCTCGCCGAGAAACTGTTCGAGGTGCCGCCCGCCGCGCCGAACCCGCCGGTGCCGGTGCCGCCGTTGCCGGTGCCGCCGTTGCCGGTGCCGCCGTTGCCGGTGCCGCCGCCGGTGTTGATGCCGCCCGCCGAGCTGTTCTGGCGGAAGGTGTAGCCGCTGTTCGCGCCGATGGTCGGCAGCAATTCGGCGCGCTGGATTCGGTAGGTCGCGCGCGCGATGGCGATGTTGGCGGCGGCGACGCGCAGGTCGCGATTGTTGACGAGCGCCTGATCGATGATCTGTTGCAGACGCGGATCGCGGAAGATGTCGCGGTAGCTGACACTCGGCAGCGCGGCTTCGGTCTGGCGTAGATAGGCGTCGCCGGTTGGCCACGACACCGGCACAGGCGCGACCGGCCGGACGTATTTGGGCGCCATCGTGCAGCCGCCGAGCGCGGCGAGCGCGAGCGCGGTGGCGATCGTGCGGGTCATGCCGCGGTCTCCGGCGGGGTATCGTGGTGGAGGCGGTGCTTCACCGCCTTGAAGCCGTCGCGAACGCCGCGCCGCACCAGCACGAAGAACAACGGGATGTAGAAGATCGCGAGGATCGTCGCGGTCAGCATCCCGCCGATGACGGCGGTGCCGATCGCGACGCGGCTGTTCGCGCCCGCTCCGGTCGAGATCGCCAGCGGCAACACGCCGAAGATGAACGCGAAGCTGGTCATCAGGATCGGGCGGAGCCGAAGCCGGGCCGCCTCCAGCGCAGCGTCGATCACGCGAGCGCCCTTCTTCTCGGCCTGTTCGGCGAACTCGATCATCAGGATCGCGTTTTTGGACGCGAGGCCCATCGTCGTCAGCAGGCCGATCTGGAGATAGACGTCGTTCTGGAGCCCGCGCAGCGTCACCGCGAAGATCGCGCCGACCAGCCCCAATGGGATGACGAGCAGCACCGCCACCGGGATCGTCCAGCTTTCATACAGAGCGGCGAGGCACAGGAACACGACGAGCAGCGAGATGCCGTAGAGGAACGGCGCCTGACCCGTCGACAGCCGCTCCTGATAGAACAGGCCGCTCCACGCGACGCTGGTGCCGGGGAGTTGCGCGGCAAGTTCGGTCATCACGTTCATCGCGTCGCCCGAGCTTTGCCCCGGCGCGGGCTGGCCCGAAATCTCGTAGGACGACAGCCCCTGGAAACGCGACAGCGAGTTGGGCGCGGTGTTCCAGCTCGTCGTCGCGAACGAGGAGAACGGCGCCATCGATCCGCTCGTGCCGCGCACGTACCAGCGCGCCATGTCCTCGGGCCGCGAGCGATACTCGGCCTCGCCCTGCACATAGACGCGCTTGACGCGGCCGCGATCGTTGAAGTCGTTCACGTAGGAGCCGCCCCACGCGGTCGACAGCGTCGCGTTGACGCTCGCCTGGCTGAGACCGAGCGCGCTCAGCTTGAGCGGATCGACATCGACCCTGAGCGTCGGCTGGTCGTCGAGTTCGGTCGGGCGCACCGCCGCCAGCCGGGTGTCGCCGCGCGCGGCGGCGAGCAGCTTGTCGCGCGCCGCCTTGAAGTCGGCGCGGCTGAGGCCGCCGGTGTTCTGCAGTTCGAGCGTGAAGCCGTTCGACTGGCCGAGACCCCGCACCGCGCCGGGCTGGATCGCGTAGAATTCGACGTTGCGCAACGCGCCGAGCGCGGCGGTGGCGCGCTGGGTGATCGCGGGCGCGCCGTTCACGCTGCCCTTGCGCTCCGACCAGTCCTTGAACGCGACGAAACCGCGCCCGGCGTTCTGCCCGCCGCCACCGCCGCCGCCGGCACCCGCCACGGTCAGCACACCTTCGACATTGGCCTTTTCCTGGGTGAGGAAATATTTCTCGATCTCGCGCTGCGCGAGCTTGGTGGCGTTGATCGTCGAGCCGGGCGCGAGATTGTACTGGATCGAGGCGATGCCCTGATCCTCGGTCGGCAGGAAGCCGGTCGGCAGGCGCACGAACATGAACGCGAGCAGCGCGACCACGAGCGCGTAGATCAGCAGGTACAGCCATTTGCGATCGACCACACTGATGACCGCCTTGCCATAGCGATTGACCATCGTGTCGAAATTGGTGTTGAACCAGTCCTTCGCGCGCTGCGATTTGCGCGCGAACCAGCCATCGTTCTTTTCTTCGGTGCGGTGCTTGAGCAGGGTCGCGGTCAGCGCCGGGGTCAGCACCAGCGCGACGATCACCGACAGCACCATCGCCGAGACGATCGTCACCGAGAATTGCTTGTAGATCACGCCGGTCGAGCCGCCGAAGAACGCCATTGGCAGGAACACCGCCGAGAGCACCAGCGCGATCGCGACCAGCGCGACGGTGATCTCGTCCATCGACTGGATCGTCGCGTCGCGCGGCGAGAGCGAGGGGTCTTCGTCCATCAGCCGCTCGACATTCTCGACCACGACGATCGCGTCATCGACGAGCAGGCCGATCGCCAGCACGAGGCCGAACAGTGTCAGCGTGTTGATCGAGAAGCCCGCCACGGCGAAGATGCCGAACGTGCCGAGCAGCACCACCGGCACCGCGATCGTCGGGATCAGGGTCGCGCGCCAGCTTTGCAGGAACACGAACATGACGATGACGACGAGGATGATCGCCTCGACCAGCGTCCACACGACCTCATCGACGGAGAGCTTGATGAATTCGGTCGAATCCTGCGGGAAGGCGTAGGCGAAGCCGTGCGGGAAGCCCTTGGCCTGGCGTTCGATCTCGGCCTTGACGAGTTCGGCGGTGGACATCGCATCGGCGCCGGGGGCGAGGCTGATCGCCATGCCCGCGCCGGGGTGGCCGTTGTAGCGGCTGACGATGCCGTAGCTTTCCGCACCGAGCTGCACGGTGCCGACATCGCGGATACGCACCGCCGATCCGTCGGTCTGCGTCTTGATGACGATGTCGCGGAACTGTTCGGGCGTTTGCAGGCGAGTCTGCGCGGTCACGGTCGCGTCGAGCACCTGGGTCGGCGGGTTGGGCGCGCCGCCGATCTCGCCCGCCGCGACTTCTGCGTTCTGCGCCTGGATCGCGGTGGTGACGTCGCTCGGCATCAGGCTGTAGCTGGCGAGCTTGTCGGGGTTGAGCCAGATCCGCATCGCATATTGCGAGCCGAACACGTTGGTATCGCCCACGCCTTTCAGGCGGCCGAGCGATTCCTGCATGTTGGAGACGAGATAGTCCGACACGTCCTCGTTGGTAACGCGATCGGACGTGTCGTAGATCGCGATGACCATCAGGAAGTCGGGGTTCGACTTGGTGACGGTGAGGCCTTGCTGCTGAACCTGCTGCGGCAGGCGCGAGACCGCCTGCTGCACCTTGTTCTGCACCTGCACCTGCGCGATGTCGGGATCGGTGCCCTTCTGGAAGGTCGCGGTGATCGTCACCGATCCGCGCGAGCTGGAACTCGACTGGAAATAGAGCAGGCCGTCGAGGCC
This genomic stretch from Sphingomonas panacis harbors:
- a CDS encoding metal-dependent hydrolase family protein, with the protein product MVRKILAAALLASVATPALAESVVVTAAHLLDVNSGKTLDDPVVVITDGRIASVVTGANARPVIPAGATRIDLPGKTILPGLIDMHVHLTSLAEIGGYTGLKYTDSFWQAVGVANAKKTLDAGFTSVRNVGSGDFDDVGLRQAIDGGWIEGPRMTTATYAIGATGGHCDDNSLPPSLDKQQPSVINSPGEARAKVRWLHKYGATVIKICATGGVFSLGDSVGGQQLSFEEMKAIADEAHMLHLKVAAHAHGDEGIKAAILAGIDTIEHCSLASDEAIKLAVEHHTWFDMDIYNDDYILATGTKNGTEQQSIDKERMIGLKQRQTFARAVKAGVPMLFGTDAGVYPHGDNAKQFAMMVKWGMTPIQAIRAATLSAADALGTPDDVGQIAVGRYGDIVAVDGDPLADVRVLEHPAAVIKGGERVR
- a CDS encoding phasin family protein is translated as MVDINEFANKAKEAFDEKIADPARKAHLKFVEGGSSLGMRMLDQAESNTREAFAAMRQVAEAQDLSQVMKIQGDFIREQSSRSVNQAREIGELIMKFGRDVVTPPKGE
- a CDS encoding GFA family protein, translated to MTVPVLPWTAGCRCGAVRLRITKPAMLTVACHCTGCQKMTGSAFSTSIMVPSDGVVVTGDTVRGGLREGMLHHEHCDACKSWVFTRFDPDPGFVNVRATMLDDATWYAPFAETFTSEALPWAKTGARWSFERFPAADEHPAVFAAFAAEAS
- a CDS encoding efflux RND transporter permease subunit, with protein sequence MISRIFIDRPIFAWVIAIIIMLAGIGAIYTLPIEQYPDVAPPTVNIRANYPGASSATLENSVTQVIEQQLTGLDGLLYFQSSSSSRGSVTITATFQKGTDPDIAQVQVQNKVQQAVSRLPQQVQQQGLTVTKSNPDFLMVIAIYDTSDRVTNEDVSDYLVSNMQESLGRLKGVGDTNVFGSQYAMRIWLNPDKLASYSLMPSDVTTAIQAQNAEVAAGEIGGAPNPPTQVLDATVTAQTRLQTPEQFRDIVIKTQTDGSAVRIRDVGTVQLGAESYGIVSRYNGHPGAGMAISLAPGADAMSTAELVKAEIERQAKGFPHGFAYAFPQDSTEFIKLSVDEVVWTLVEAIILVVIVMFVFLQSWRATLIPTIAVPVVLLGTFGIFAVAGFSINTLTLFGLVLAIGLLVDDAIVVVENVERLMDEDPSLSPRDATIQSMDEITVALVAIALVLSAVFLPMAFFGGSTGVIYKQFSVTIVSAMVLSVIVALVLTPALTATLLKHRTEEKNDGWFARKSQRAKDWFNTNFDTMVNRYGKAVISVVDRKWLYLLIYALVVALLAFMFVRLPTGFLPTEDQGIASIQYNLAPGSTINATKLAQREIEKYFLTQEKANVEGVLTVAGAGGGGGGGQNAGRGFVAFKDWSERKGSVNGAPAITQRATAALGALRNVEFYAIQPGAVRGLGQSNGFTLELQNTGGLSRADFKAARDKLLAAARGDTRLAAVRPTELDDQPTLRVDVDPLKLSALGLSQASVNATLSTAWGGSYVNDFNDRGRVKRVYVQGEAEYRSRPEDMARWYVRGTSGSMAPFSSFATTSWNTAPNSLSRFQGLSSYEISGQPAPGQSSGDAMNVMTELAAQLPGTSVAWSGLFYQERLSTGQAPFLYGISLLVVFLCLAALYESWTIPVAVLLVIPLGLVGAIFAVTLRGLQNDVYLQIGLLTTMGLASKNAILMIEFAEQAEKKGARVIDAALEAARLRLRPILMTSFAFIFGVLPLAISTGAGANSRVAIGTAVIGGMLTATILAIFYIPLFFVLVRRGVRDGFKAVKHRLHHDTPPETAA
- a CDS encoding efflux transporter outer membrane subunit, with the translated sequence MTRTIATALALAALGGCTMAPKYVRPVAPVPVSWPTGDAYLRQTEAALPSVSYRDIFRDPRLQQIIDQALVNNRDLRVAAANIAIARATYRIQRAELLPTIGANSGYTFRQNSSAGGINTGGGTGNGGTGNGGTGNGGTGTGGFGAAGGTSNSFSASAGITAFEIDLFGRIRSLSEAAQNRYFGTEATARATRLTLIGDLATGWLTYASDKSLLRIAEQTAEIAQKSVTLTRQRLTGGIAPRTDLAQAQITLQTALSDLAEQRTLLAQDVNALQLLVGAPIDPALLPDGIEQAGTTIAELPAGLDSRVLLRRPDVVQAEYELRAANAEIGAARAALFPTVSLTSLAGLASSALSSLFTGGAFNYSVAPSVSYPIFRAGAARAGVAQSQAQRDSALATYEKSIQTAFREVSDALARRGTIADQERAQQALTAASRDNFRLSEARYRGGIDTYLASLTAQQSFYASQRSLVNTQLTAATNLVTLYRTLGGDSTLDVAPDDKRAVPAVQ